The DNA sequence AAATGCATATGCCAATGCACTTCCCCATTTTCCAGCACCTATTACTGCTATCTTTTGCATGCGTCCTCACCTATAAATTTTTTAAAATCGTTAATATCTTGTTCATACCCAACTACAATGAAAATGTCACCGTTACTGATGGTATTGTGTTTTGCTTTTGAAGAGTAGATAAATTCATGGGAACCGTCAGGACGAATAATGGATAAAACAAGTACACCATGATCCCTGCTCCAGTTAATATCTGCCGGATATTTCCCGCCAAAACATTCTGCATTGTGTACTTCAACCTGAATAATTCTTAGTTTACTGTCCTCGTATAAGATCTCATGTAAAACACCTGTCACAATGGGTTTTTTCAACATATCGGTAATAATATTTGCTGTAGTTTCGACAATAGGAATTACTTTCGTTGCTCCTGCCATATGAAGTTTATTACTATCTTCATTATTTTTTGCCAATGCTATAATAGTTATGTTTGGAAATGCCGAACGCAATGAAATAGTTAAGAATATATTTTGAGCTTCATCTTTGAGTGAACAGAAAATGATAGAATTTTCCATATCATGCTGTTGACGTAATTCATCCCAGTCATCACTCAGATCAAACTTTTCCAATTGAAATTCAGGTGATTCATTTTCATCAATATTGTCAAGAGTAAAAACCGTAATACTTGAATATTTAAAACGTACATTTTTTGCTATTTCCAATCCATATTCATTGTTACCGAATACTAATACACTGCTATTTTCCATCAAAATCCTTTTTTGATGATTTT is a window from the Sulfurimonas sp. C5 genome containing:
- a CDS encoding NAD-binding protein; its protein translation is MENSSVLVFGNNEYGLEIAKNVRFKYSSITVFTLDNIDENESPEFQLEKFDLSDDWDELRQQHDMENSIIFCSLKDEAQNIFLTISLRSAFPNITIIALAKNNEDSNKLHMAGATKVIPIVETTANIITDMLKKPIVTGVLHEILYEDSKLRIIQVEVHNAECFGGKYPADINWSRDHGVLVLSIIRPDGSHEFIYSSKAKHNTISNGDIFIVVGYEQDINDFKKFIGEDACKR